The DNA window ACGCCCGGGACCGCCGCCTGACCGCCGAGCTTGCCCTCGGTACCGACCTCACGCGCGACCCTTGTCACCTCCGAGGCGAAAGAACCCAGCCGCTCGACCATACCGTTCACCACCTTGGCCGTGGAGAGGAACTCGCCCTTCAGAGCACGACCTTCGATCTCGAGGGTCATCCTTTGGGACAGGTCGCCCTTGGCGACCGCGCCCAATACCCGCAAGGTCTCGGAGAGTAACAGTGCCAGAGCGGCCTGGGTCCCGTTGTTCGAATCGATGGATCGCTGCCAGCCGCCCGCGCCGGCGGGCAGCCTGGCCCGCTCCGTGACGTTGCCTTCCCGAACGGCTGCCCCGATCCGGATCCATTCGGCGTTGAGCTGCTGCTCGATCTCGATGACCTCGTTCAGCGTATCGGCGATCTTGCCGGCGATGCCCGTGTGTTCGAGCGGCATGCGCACCGTGAAGTCGCCCTTCTTGAATGCGTTGAGGACCTTGAGCAACTGCTTCTGGTCCAAGGTGTCGGTCGTCAGCTCGGTCGGCATGGCCTTCCTCCTGTGGAGCGCGCGTGCCTGCGCTCCGGTTCACTTGTGTCTACTCGCAACGCCGCGCTTCGCTGGACTATGGCCAGCCCTCGCGACGTGCCCGCGCGGCGGCACGGGTATCCCTTGCGTTTAATCGCAAGCAGATGCTGCCGGACGCTTGGGCTCTTCATGCCCACTTCCTCCCTCAGCTCCTTGAGCGTCGCGGCGACTCGTCCGGCGCTAGCCCCGAGGCTCGGCGGCGAGGGCTGCCGCCATGCGGCAGGGCGACGTAAAAGCACGCGCCTCGATCGACCTCCCCTTCCGCCCACACCCGCCCGCCATGGCGATGCACGATGCGCCGGACGGTGGCGAGCCCGATCCCCGTGCCCTCGAAATCGGCGCTCGTGTGTAGGCGCTGGAAGACGCCGAAGAGCCGCTCTACGTAGCGCATGTCGAAGCCGACGCCGTTGTCGCGGATCGAAAAGATGGTATCATCGCCGTCCCGGGTTGCGCTGATTTCGATTCGGGCCCGCGGCTTCGGACGGGTGTACTTGAGGGCATTGGCGACGAGGTTCTGGAACACGAGCCGCAAGAGCCGCGGGTCTCCTTGCGCCTCGGGCAGCTCGTTCATGATCCACTCTATGGCACGGCCCGCGGTCTCGGGCTCCAGGAGCCGCAGCACCTCTTGCACCAGGCCGGAAAGGTCCACGCGCGTCCGCCGGAGCTCCGCGCGCCCGATCCGCGAGAAGGTCAGAAGGTCGTCGATCAGCTCGCCCATCTGCCGGGCCGAGTCGGAGACCTTGGCGAGGTAGCGCCGGCCCGTGGCATCGAGGCTCGAATCGAGGTGCTTGGCGAGCAGGCCCGTGAAGCCGTCGATATGGCGCAGCGGCGCCTGGAGGTCGTGCGAGACCGAGTAGGAGAAGGCCTCGAGCTCCTGGTTGGCCGCGGCGAGCTCGGCGATATGTTCGCGGACGCGCCGTTCCAGCTCTGCGTTTTCCAGGCGCAGCCGCCGCACGGTCAG is part of the Pseudomonadota bacterium genome and encodes:
- a CDS encoding response regulator — translated: MNATARPRLLIVDDEAAQMTALCDTLEEQGYVTAGFTSAKEALAVLRGQEFDLVLTDLMMPEMDGITLLRAALDMDANLIGIIMTGHGSIDTAVEAMKGGALDYILKPFKLSVIVPVLARALTVRRLRLENAELERRVREHIAELAAANQELEAFSYSVSHDLQAPLRHIDGFTGLLAKHLDSSLDATGRRYLAKVSDSARQMGELIDDLLTFSRIGRAELRRTRVDLSGLVQEVLRLLEPETAGRAIEWIMNELPEAQGDPRLLRLVFQNLVANALKYTRPKPRARIEISATRDGDDTIFSIRDNGVGFDMRYVERLFGVFQRLHTSADFEGTGIGLATVRRIVHRHGGRVWAEGEVDRGACFYVALPHGGSPRRRASGLAPDESPRRSRS